The Thalassotalea sediminis genome includes the window ATAAGTAATGCTTTAGCAGTCAATGGGTTTTTCTTCCAAAGGACCTGCATGACTTGGAGCTCAGCCTCAGTAATATCAATATCTTTTTTCATAATAGTTATACTACAGATGTAATATTTAAAATATTACATCTGTAGTATAAAATGTCAAGCAATGGCTGTTTATTATTTGAGCACCATTAAATGTAATGGGTGATATAATTAGTTTCCGGTGATGCAGTATTTGGAGTATCGCCATGAAGACATGTTGAATAACTTTTCTAATTAATTTTGATTTAGGCTAACTCATCTGCACAACAAAGCGTCACTAAAACACGTTTCGTGGCAAAAATGAGTTAGCCTGTGCGTCTGCAATTGGCACATATGGGGCCGTCGGATTTGCTCAATAATTAACATAAAACGTGATATATTCCGTGAGGATTTTTTAGCTAATTGATGTTCATATTAGGCCCATTTCATTAGTGAGCTAAATGTCTTGATATTGTTGATTAATATCTTCTGCTAGTGCGATGTTGTCTAGCATAATTGAAACGATTTTCGGATCTAAATGTGTGCCTGCGGCTTCATGAAGAAATGTTTGTACTTTATCCATCGGCCAAGCCTCTTTGTAACACCGTTTATGTGTTAGCGCGTCGAATACATCAGCCACAGCAACGATACGTGCAAAGATGTGAATTTCTTCCGCTACTAAGCCTTTTGGGTAGCCTGTACCGTCATATTTTTCGTGATGTTGTGCTGCAATAATCGCTGCTGCTTGAAGAATAGGGCGTGTTGAACCATGTAGAATATTTTCACCAATTACAGGATGACGTTTCATCTCTTCCATTTCTGACTCAGTCAGTTTACCTGGCTTTAATAAAATACGATCTGGCGTCGATATTTTTCCAATGTCATGCATTGGTGCGGCTTGTTTTAGCAACTCAGCTTGTTCTTCATCCATGCCTAATTTGATGGCTAGCATAAAAGATACTTCTGCCATACGCCTGATATGATTACCTGCCTCATTTGACCGAGATTCCACTACGTCACCGAGTCGGTAAATCAGTTCTTCTTGTGTTTCTACGATTTCACGGTTAAGTAATAAATTGTCAAATGCCAAACTGACATTGCCTGAAAATATTTCGAGTAATTTGGCATCTATCTCGGTTAATGCATTTATTCCCTTTAAATAGAGTAGGCTGACCTTTTCTGTATTACTTGGAAAATACCCAACCAAAACATCGTCTTGAAAAATACTGCACTTTTCTTCTATGGCTAGGTTTAAATACTTAAATGCCTGTTTTTTGAGTTCTTTGTCTACATTGTTACCAGAGATTTGGGCAAGCACTTGAAAGTCATTTTCACTATAAATTGCCCCCAACCCTTTAACTTGCAGCAACATACTTTCTTGTTCTATTTGTAGTAACGACATAATTTGCTGCAGTAAACCGCTGAAAAATTCAGTTAATGAACGCTGTTCTAGTACATTTCCTGTGGATTCAATTACGCGCTCTAAGCCTGTACGGTAAAGTTCCTGATAAATACGGGCTTTATCAACTTCGATAATATCGCGGTAAGCTCTTAACGCTGAAAAAACGGTTGTAAATAGCTTTTTTCTATCAAGTTCGGTTTTTTCTTTATAATCGTTTATATCAAACTCAACAATTACTTGCTCTTCAGGTGCTTGTCCTGGTTGTCCCGTTCGCAAAACGATTCTTGAAAACTTGTTTTTAAGTGTTTTTCTTATCCATTTCGTCAGTGTTAAACCTGCATCATCGGTTTCCATGACAACATCAAGAAATATTAATGCGATATTTTGTTCTTTTTCTAATATTTTTTGTGCCTCAGCAGCAGAGTAGGCATGTAAAAATGACAACTTACGCCCATCAAGCTCAAAGCGTTTTAATGCCATTTTTGTTACGTGATGAATGTCTTCTTCATCGTCAACAATTAGCACGCGCCAAGGCATTAATTCATTGGGCTTTGCATGTGATAAAAAAGAAAGTGCCATAGTATTAAAAATCATCGAGATGTTAATTTATGTATAGCGCATTCTTGCCTTTTTTGCCTAATAATGAAGAGGTAAGTGGCTATCAATCTTTTTCAATAACTATTTATTTAATATTTGAAAGTACATTTACGATATTTTAGGGAGTGTAAACTTATGTGTGCAAAATAAAGTTGCCAGTAAGATTATAGTCGTTTGCCAAGTGCGTAGCGTTTACATAATGCACTGTTATAATGACGCAAAAATTTATTGTGTGTTAATTGTTGGTAACACGCTGACCTATGGAGTGTTTTAATGTCGTCTCAAGTTAATTTAAACGCAACTCATGATCCTTCTCTTTCAAGCTGGGTAAGTACTGCGAACCAAGCGGGATGTGATTTCCCTATTCAAAATTTACCTTTTGCTGTCTTTCGTCGTAAGGGAAGTGACGAGTCATTCCGTGGCGGTGTTGCTATTGGTGATCAAGTAGTAGATTTAGCAGCAGTTAAAGAAGCCGATCTTTTTAGTGGTGTTGCTTCTGATGCGGTTGCAGCATGTGCACAACCTCAACTTAATGAATTTATGGCAATGGGTAAAACTGCCTGGAGCGAGCTACGTAAGGCGCTTTCAGAGGCATTATCTGAAGGCTCTGCACAACAAAATGCATTGAGTGCTTGTCTTGTTGCTATGTCTGATGTGGAGTATGCGTTACCGTGTAATATTGGAGATTACACAGATTTTTACACGTCGATTCACCATGCTACATCTGTTGGTAAAAAATTCCGTCCAGATAATCCATTACTGCCAAACTATAAATGGGTACCTATTGGCTACCATGGCCGTTCATCTTCTATCGAAATTTCAGGAAGCAGCTTTAAACGACCTAAAGGCCAAACTAAGGCACCAACGGCAACTGAGCCAAGTTTTGGCCCATGTAAACGTCTAGATTATGAACTTGAAGTTGGTATTTTTGTTGGTAAAGGTAATGTGCTAGGCGAGCCAATTAGTATCGATAACGCGGAAGATCATGTATTTGGTCTGTGCCTGTTTAATGATTGGTCAGCACGTGACATTCAAGGTTGGGAATATCAACCTTTAGGGCCATTTTTATCAAAAAGTTTTGCATCTACAATATCTCCTTGGATTGTTACAACTGAAGCACTTGCACCTTACCGCACTGCGTGGACGCGTGATGAAAATGATCCACAGCCAATGGATTATTTAGAGTCAGCTCATAATAGAGAGTCAGGTGCCTATGATATTCAGCTGCAAGTATTGTTAGAAACAGAAAAAATGCGTGCTGAAAAACAAGCGCCAACACAACTTTCTCAATCTAATTTTAATGACTCTTATTGGACTGTAAACCAAATGGTTGCGCATCATACTGTCAATGGCTGTAATTTGCGTGCCGGTGATATGTTCGGCTCTGGCACTCAGTCAGGACCAAACCCTGAAGAAGCTGGTTCAATGCTTGAACTGTCAAATGCTGGTTCTGAACCTATTACACTGCCTAATGGTGAACAACGTACTTTTCTTGAAGATGGTGATAACGTGATCATGAAAGGTTGGTGTGAAAAGCCTGGCGCAGCGAGAATTGGTTTTGGTTTTGTGGAAGCACTCGTGCTACCTGCTGAATAATGACTTTAAATAAGAAATCACGGTATTAATCGTGATTTCTTATTCTGCTAACTACACAAGTGTATTGTTAACGTTATTTTCGTTAAGACTGCGATTGATATGCCAAATGATGCCACATAGTAATACTAAAATCGCCATAACAAGATAAGAGCCTTCTAAGCCAAAACTTCCACCCGTTAATACTGAACTACCTGTGAGTTCTTGTACCAATAATCCTTCAACAGGAAGTCCACTGACAGGAAAGCCTAACATTGCCCCTTGCGTAAAGTTCCATGTGAAATGGAAGCCGATTGGGAACCATAGATCTTTGAAGTAGGCATAATATAATCCTAAAAATATACCTACTAGTAATAAGTTCATAAAACTGATTAATGAAATGTCACTATTTCCAGAGTGAAGCAACATAAAAATGAAAGCAGAAATTGTTATCGATATATATCTAGGTAGTGAACTTAACAAGTTCTTTAAAATATAACCTCTTATGAGAACTTCTTCATTAATGGCAACAATTAAGAAAAGCCCAAAGTACAAAGTAAAATGGTATAAATTAACAGTAGCTGTAGATGTTTTAATAAGATCTGAAAGTAACAATGCAAGATAAACAATGAATATTGATAAAATGCCACAGCCTAACCCAAGGTTCAGCTTTTTAAATAAGTCTTCACCAACAAAGCCTAGCTGTTTAAAAGGTTGCTTATCATAGCTTGTTTGCATTTGGTAAATTAAAAATATATTAGCGGCAGCTTGTAGTAGCAAAATAAATGACATTAACTCAATGTCTGTAGTTTCTATATTAAATTCGTCGGAATTAATAATATTTAGACTAAAAAAAGGAATAAGTATCAATCCTGCTATGATCTGCGAAAGAATGAGTAGTGTAATAATTCTCGCAATAGGGCTTTTTTTTAATATCTTTGTCATATTTTCTTCCTTGAGTTTGAAACCAGCGGGTTATTCGCTGGTTTCATGGTCACTCTTTAATGTGTTACCTCATAGAGCCAATTACCTAACTCTTTGCCCCATTCACCGGCTAATCCACTGCCAATTTCATAACCAATATCTCTCATAAGGCCGCCACCATTTACAGCTTTTAATTCATCCATATTTAATATTTTCATTGTTGACTCCTTAATGTGTTGCGTCGTAAACGCCAGCACCAATACCTTTGCCAAGTTCGTTTAAAGCCTCATGCCCAAGCAATAGGATTGTCCATAAAATGAGGGCTGCACCACCATTAACTGTAGTTAATTCACTCATGCTTAATTCACGCATAATTTAATTCCTTTTTGTTTACCTTGAAACTGACTAATTCGAATTGAGTTAGTCTCCTTATATGCTCATTTGCTTCATCGATTTAAAGGCAAATAAGCTCTTCATTCGCTATACCTGCAATTGCCTGAATAGCAGAATGTGATTTAACTTCTTAATGCGACGTTGAAGTACTTGAAGTGTGAATATAAAAAGTTTATCAGTAATTTTAAAAGCAATGTTCAATAGAAATATTGTGAATTGTAAAAGGTAATTATATGAGTGGGTTATGGGAGGTTTTTAACAAAAATACAATAAATATGCTGGAAGATTTACAGCTTATTAAGTGCTTTACTTTGTAGTTTTTCAATGACGGAGAGCTTTTCATTGTCAATTGCCATGCGAATATCCCTTCCTGTTATGCCTTGTTCAATAAATTTTTGCGGCTTTATTTTACGGCACTCTGCAACTGCTGATTGTAAAAATGATATTTGCTTAGTGTTATCTTCCAAAGCATTAGTAGCATGGCAAGCCGTTAAAAACTCAGCAAAACTGTCTGGCTTTCGCCATACATCTAGATCATTAAGTAGTGCTAAGATTTTTTTCGCTGATAGTGAAAAACTCTTATTTACTTTTTTATGATGGCGAATAACGCTTATTGCAAGCCACTTAATTGCGTTCGGCACTCTTAATGTTGTTGATAGTTTTTTTACACTATTAACAGCATCCAATTCCCAACTATTTAATGCTTTTTCTGAGGACTGGTGTTTAAGTTGTAATGTTAATACTGCAAACCTTACAGCTAAGCTTTCACTTTCGTTTACTATGTGTTTTATCGCTGCTATAGGATGTGAGCGTCGTAAAGCATCATCCATTTCTGGCCAGATACTTTTCAGTGCATTACATCGGCATAGCTCGACAAAAAATATGTCAGGTGCTCCTTCTGATAATGCCTTTGCAAACTCTAGCCAGATTCTTTCTCCGGAAAGCGCAGCTAACTCTCCAGAATCGCTGATATGCTTCATTAAATCGAGGGTTTCTGGCGCAATGGTAAAGCCTAAATAGTGATATCGAGCTGCAAACCGTGCAACTCTTAATACCCTGAGTGGATCTTCAATAAATGCATTGGAAACGTGACGCAGCACACGGTTTTTGAGATCTACTTGCCCCTGATAGGGATCAATAATCTCGCCATTCGCTTTCATTGCCATGGCATTAACAGTCAGGTCTCTACGTAATAGATCTTGCTCTATGGTCACGTTAGGTGATGCATTGCAAATAAACCCTGTATACCCTAAACCTTGCTTTTTTTCCGTGCGTGCTAGGGCAAATTCTTCTTTTGTTTGTGGATGAAGGAAAACAGGAAAGTCTTTGCCTACTTGTTTAAAACCTAGCGATAGCATTTCCTCAACGGTAGTGCCAACGACTACGTAGTCGCGTTCTACTATTTCTCGTTCAAGTAATTTATCTCTGACTGCACCACCAACAAGGTAATATTCAATCGGGAGATTATAAGCGTCGTTTTTCATCACAAAATTTAGCGTAAAAATACTAAGTTAATCATAAACTTTAATAATCTTAACATAAGTTTGTTTTTTCTAACATCAACGCCTTTGACATCCTTAAAGATACGGGTTAATTTGCTCTAGCCTTTTTCATCAATAAATTAATGTTATGTACACGGCTTATTTTGGCTTAAGTGAAGCTCCATTTACTATTGCTCCAGACCCCGCTTATCTGTTTTTAAGTGATCGCCATAGAGAAGCATTGTCACACCTGACTTATGGCCTAGGTGATAACGGTGGCTTTGTGCTGCTTACAGGGGAAGTTGGTACTGGTAAAACAACGATTAGCCGTACCGTGATGGAAAAGTTACCAGAAAATACTC containing:
- a CDS encoding HD domain-containing phosphohydrolase codes for the protein MALSFLSHAKPNELMPWRVLIVDDEEDIHHVTKMALKRFELDGRKLSFLHAYSAAEAQKILEKEQNIALIFLDVVMETDDAGLTLTKWIRKTLKNKFSRIVLRTGQPGQAPEEQVIVEFDINDYKEKTELDRKKLFTTVFSALRAYRDIIEVDKARIYQELYRTGLERVIESTGNVLEQRSLTEFFSGLLQQIMSLLQIEQESMLLQVKGLGAIYSENDFQVLAQISGNNVDKELKKQAFKYLNLAIEEKCSIFQDDVLVGYFPSNTEKVSLLYLKGINALTEIDAKLLEIFSGNVSLAFDNLLLNREIVETQEELIYRLGDVVESRSNEAGNHIRRMAEVSFMLAIKLGMDEEQAELLKQAAPMHDIGKISTPDRILLKPGKLTESEMEEMKRHPVIGENILHGSTRPILQAAAIIAAQHHEKYDGTGYPKGLVAEEIHIFARIVAVADVFDALTHKRCYKEAWPMDKVQTFLHEAAGTHLDPKIVSIMLDNIALAEDINQQYQDI
- the fahA gene encoding fumarylacetoacetase; amino-acid sequence: MSSQVNLNATHDPSLSSWVSTANQAGCDFPIQNLPFAVFRRKGSDESFRGGVAIGDQVVDLAAVKEADLFSGVASDAVAACAQPQLNEFMAMGKTAWSELRKALSEALSEGSAQQNALSACLVAMSDVEYALPCNIGDYTDFYTSIHHATSVGKKFRPDNPLLPNYKWVPIGYHGRSSSIEISGSSFKRPKGQTKAPTATEPSFGPCKRLDYELEVGIFVGKGNVLGEPISIDNAEDHVFGLCLFNDWSARDIQGWEYQPLGPFLSKSFASTISPWIVTTEALAPYRTAWTRDENDPQPMDYLESAHNRESGAYDIQLQVLLETEKMRAEKQAPTQLSQSNFNDSYWTVNQMVAHHTVNGCNLRAGDMFGSGTQSGPNPEEAGSMLELSNAGSEPITLPNGEQRTFLEDGDNVIMKGWCEKPGAARIGFGFVEALVLPAE
- a CDS encoding CPBP family intramembrane glutamic endopeptidase, coding for MTKILKKSPIARIITLLILSQIIAGLILIPFFSLNIINSDEFNIETTDIELMSFILLLQAAANIFLIYQMQTSYDKQPFKQLGFVGEDLFKKLNLGLGCGILSIFIVYLALLLSDLIKTSTATVNLYHFTLYFGLFLIVAINEEVLIRGYILKNLLSSLPRYISITISAFIFMLLHSGNSDISLISFMNLLLVGIFLGLYYAYFKDLWFPIGFHFTWNFTQGAMLGFPVSGLPVEGLLVQELTGSSVLTGGSFGLEGSYLVMAILVLLCGIIWHINRSLNENNVNNTLV
- a CDS encoding bacteriocin; translated protein: MKILNMDELKAVNGGGLMRDIGYEIGSGLAGEWGKELGNWLYEVTH
- a CDS encoding tRNA nucleotidyltransferase; protein product: MEYYLVGGAVRDKLLEREIVERDYVVVGTTVEEMLSLGFKQVGKDFPVFLHPQTKEEFALARTEKKQGLGYTGFICNASPNVTIEQDLLRRDLTVNAMAMKANGEIIDPYQGQVDLKNRVLRHVSNAFIEDPLRVLRVARFAARYHYLGFTIAPETLDLMKHISDSGELAALSGERIWLEFAKALSEGAPDIFFVELCRCNALKSIWPEMDDALRRSHPIAAIKHIVNESESLAVRFAVLTLQLKHQSSEKALNSWELDAVNSVKKLSTTLRVPNAIKWLAISVIRHHKKVNKSFSLSAKKILALLNDLDVWRKPDSFAEFLTACHATNALEDNTKQISFLQSAVAECRKIKPQKFIEQGITGRDIRMAIDNEKLSVIEKLQSKALNKL